CGTACAGGCCGGCGGAGAAATACGAGAAATGTTCGAGGCTGGCGACCGTGGAAGTCACGTCGAGCGGATCGAGTTCGTTGACGATCAGAATCGCGCCAATCAAAACCGCGCTCGACACGATCGCCGTGGTCGGCCATCCGATCGAATTGGCGTCCCTGGCCGGCTGTCCCGCATTGCGTATGCGCTCGAACCACGAGTCGTAGAGCGCCTCGAGCAGCTTGAGCGGGCGCGGCAGCCGCCCGGAAACGAATTCGGCGACCGGAACCGAGCTACGAATCATGTAGGGCGTCAGGAAGGTGGTGATTGCACAGACCGCGACCGCAAGCGTGTAGAGAAAATCGCGGGTGGCGCCCGTCTTCAGCCCCGCGCCGGCGATGATGAACGAAAACTCGCCGATCTGCGACAGGCTCATGCCGGCTTCGATCGAGGTTTTGATGCCGACGCCGCTCAAGACCGAGGCCAACGTCACTCCGAATATCTTCCCGCCGAGCACCGCGGCGGTCAGCACGATCAGCGCGGGCCAGTGCTGCGCTATCAGCGCGGGATCGATCATCATGCCGACGGAAACGAAGAACACCGCGCCGAATATGTCGCGCAGCGGCGCGACCAGATGTTCTATCTGCGCGGATTGTCCGGACTCCGCTACCAGGGAGCCCGCCAGGAAAGCGCCGAGCGCGACCGAATAGCCGGCGTGCTCGGCGAGGATCGCGAAGGCGAAACAAATGCCGACGACGGCGACCAAAGTTGTTTCGGGCCGGCCCATCCGCACCACCAGTCGCACGAAAGGCGGCACCACGATGAATCCGACGCCGACCAATGCCACCAGGAACAATATCAGGCGCGCGATCGTGACCGTCATCAGCGACGCCGACACGCTCGCGCCCGACGCCAGCGTGGTCAGAATCGCGAGCTCGACCACGGCGGTGAGATCTTCGGCGAGCAAAACGCCGAACACGAGTTCGCGCAGCGGCTCGGAGACCGGAGTCTCTTCGTAGGCCTTGGCAACGATGGTCGTGCTCGAAATTGAAAGCAGCGCGCCGGTGAAGATGCTCTCCAGCGGGGTCCAGCCGAGCGCGCGCCCGCATACGTAACCGAGCCAGATCATGAAGCCGACCTGGAGCGCGGTGATAAAGCCCGAGGTCGGACCGAGGCGAATCAGCTTGCGCACGCTGAACTCCAATCCGAGCGCGAACATCAGCAGGATCACGCCGAGTTCGGAGAGCGTATGGATACGGTCGGAGTCGGCGAGCAGAGGAATCGGGAGGTTAGGACCGACGATCAAGCCGGCGATCAGATAGCCGACTACGACGGGCTGGCGGATTTTCTGAAAAATGATGGTGGTGATCGCCGCGACGCATAGCACCATCGCGAGATCTTCGAGAAACGTGT
The DNA window shown above is from Candidatus Binatus sp. and carries:
- a CDS encoding cation:proton antiporter, with translation MPVLASHTFLEDLAMVLCVAAITTIIFQKIRQPVVVGYLIAGLIVGPNLPIPLLADSDRIHTLSELGVILLMFALGLEFSVRKLIRLGPTSGFITALQVGFMIWLGYVCGRALGWTPLESIFTGALLSISSTTIVAKAYEETPVSEPLRELVFGVLLAEDLTAVVELAILTTLASGASVSASLMTVTIARLILFLVALVGVGFIVVPPFVRLVVRMGRPETTLVAVVGICFAFAILAEHAGYSVALGAFLAGSLVAESGQSAQIEHLVAPLRDIFGAVFFVSVGMMIDPALIAQHWPALIVLTAAVLGGKIFGVTLASVLSGVGIKTSIEAGMSLSQIGEFSFIIAGAGLKTGATRDFLYTLAVAVCAITTFLTPYMIRSSVPVAEFVSGRLPRPLKLLEALYDSWFERIRNAGQPARDANSIGWPTTAIVSSAVLIGAILIVNELDPLDVTSTVASLEHFSYFSAGLYVDLFALLLCAAPAAAMYFASRRLATALVSRAFAELPPRGAIAVKALIELLQITILLVAAVPLLAIVQPFMAPVEGIGIIVITIALMIVVVTRSARQMQGQIRNAARLIATALRGTRAGAEGESYEVPGIGMITPVLVRPDSDGVGRSLAELDMHTNSGAVVVAIGRGDAEVVAATGEEILRPGDILELAGSSAAVAAARRLLEQG